A genomic segment from Bacteroidota bacterium encodes:
- a CDS encoding YtxH domain-containing protein, which translates to MRTGKVVVGLLAGVAIGALAGILFAPDKGSKTRKQLVDKGEDLVDDLKSKLDGMLNSVTEKFEQVQSQADAFVEKGKAKYAEAKKEVNHTA; encoded by the coding sequence ATGAGAACAGGAAAAGTAGTAGTAGGCCTTTTGGCCGGAGTAGCAATTGGAGCATTAGCAGGAATACTATTCGCACCAGACAAAGGAAGCAAAACAAGAAAACAACTTGTTGACAAAGGAGAAGACTTGGTTGATGACTTAAAATCTAAACTGGATGGAATGCTCAATAGTGTTACTGAGAAATTTGAACAGGTACAATCACAAGCTGATGCTTTCGTTGAGAAAGGAAAAGCAAAATACGCAGAAGCAAAAAAAGAAGTAAATCACACCGCATAA
- a CDS encoding general stress protein CsbD, protein MKNSTNTKAPVVGTWNVQKGKLKEKYKILNDEDLRYETGKKDEMLKRVQVKIGKTKEEFDALMASL, encoded by the coding sequence ATGAAAAATTCAACAAATACCAAAGCTCCTGTTGTAGGAACTTGGAATGTTCAGAAAGGAAAATTAAAAGAAAAATACAAAATACTTAACGATGAAGATTTACGTTACGAAACCGGTAAAAAAGATGAAATGCTAAAACGTGTACAGGTTAAAATTGGAAAAACAAAAGAAGAATTTGATGCTTTAATGGCCTCACTTTAA
- a CDS encoding CsbD family protein produces MNTTELKGNWNEQKGKLMQKFATLTDNDLMFEEGKKEEMLGRLQVKLGKSKEELQKIFSAL; encoded by the coding sequence ATGAACACAACTGAATTAAAAGGTAACTGGAACGAACAAAAAGGGAAACTAATGCAAAAATTTGCAACATTAACCGACAATGATTTAATGTTTGAAGAAGGTAAAAAGGAAGAAATGTTGGGCAGGTTGCAAGTCAAGTTAGGCAAGTCGAAAGAAGAACTGCAAAAAATCTTTAGTGCATTGTAA
- a CDS encoding lmo0937 family membrane protein, with translation MGNLLYTIAVILIIIWAIGFFAYSTGAIIHVLLVIAVIAILLRVIQGDKIIK, from the coding sequence ATGGGCAATTTACTTTATACGATAGCAGTAATTCTAATCATCATTTGGGCAATTGGATTTTTCGCGTATAGCACCGGTGCAATCATCCATGTATTGCTTGTAATTGCAGTAATCGCAATTCTATTGAGAGTTATACAGGGTGATAAAATAATTAAATAA